CATCATCATTATCTCGTTGCCAGCACACGGCCGGCTCTTCCTTCACTTACTTGGCCTCCCGGCGGTACGTTGGGTCGTGGATCACCTTGTGGATGGCACGCACCAACCGTTCGCTCGTGATCGTTTCCAGGTCGAGCTTCAGGGCGTACCCGTCGGCGACGGCCTTTGCCGCGTTCGCATCATGGTCGCAGAACACGGGCATGGTCACGACCGGCACACCGTGGTACACCGTTTCGAACATGCTGAGCAGCCCACCGTGCGTTACGAACGCACGCAGCTTCCGGTGGCCGAGGATGTCCTGCTGCGGCAACCACCGGCCAATCTTAACGTTCGCCGGCAGATCCGTTAGCAGCGCGGGGCTCGCCTCGTACTTCCACAGCACCCGGTAGGGGAGGCGGGCAAACGCCTGCACCAGCAGCTGGCGCAGATGGTCCGGCATGTTGGCCGCCTTCACCGACGAGCCCATCGATACGTAGATAAAACCCGACTCGCCCGCCCCGGCAATGAAGTCCTCCAGATCCTTGGGCAGCGGGGCGGCCGGTTTGCAGTGGATGCAGGCGATTTCTGCCACGTTCGGCAGGAGCGGCCGGGGGTAGGTAACGCTCGCCTGCCCATTCTGCAGGATGAAGCTCACGTTGCGGGACAGGTTCCAGATGTTCGGCACGTCCGAGCCGAGATGGCGCCGCACCATGTGCTGCAGGTAGAGCATCGAGGGCTGCAGATGGAATGGAGATAGCACACGAAAGGATAATTGTTTAATATTGTGTTACTACCCGAGAATGCAAGGCGGCAAGGATGCCGCTACGGGTGCGTTTGCAAGGTTTTATGTTTCTTCGCGGTTTGCCGCTACCAGCCGGAATCCATATTTTTCCACCGAAAgccacgcgcgcgcgcgcgaaaaAGTGTGAAAGATGATACGAAAATTAATTCTGTGTAATCGCCCCTTTTCTGTGAGATGGCATTCAGTGGACAGCTTTGGCAGTGCAGTGGGCGGACCTTGCCAATGGCGGGGCAGGTTGGGGACGATTTTCCTCACCTTGACACAGGCCGAACCGGTCGGactttttgtgtgcgtttttgcaCCCGCCGGGCAGAACGAAACCCTGGCGGCAACGAGCTTAAACATGCAACGTGTCACGGTGAtcgagtgcgtgtgtgtgtgtgtttgtgtcatttAGACGGTCCACCGTGACGGAGAGGACGAGCCAAATGGTAATTGGCAGGGGATGCATTTCCAAGCCAGCCTCACTAAAACTAGACCAAGACTAGCAAGAAATGCTTACGCAGTGTGTTTGAGAGGTCGGCTGAAACGAGCCCCAAGCCTAGTACTCGTGACCATGTGTGGAGGTAGTGTTGCCCACTTGGCAACCGGTACAGTACGTTGAAAAACACGGCCACGACATCACATTCAAGGGCGCATAGCTCCCTTTTTCGGCGTTACGCACGGCACGGTTAAATTCTAGCTAAATAGAGGCATTTTAAAAGGAATCATCAGTTTGCTAAGCTCGGCTTTGCCGCAGTACCTTTCCCGCACCCGGTTCGGCTACTGGTAATATGCCATCAGCTCCAACTCAAACTCCAAACTTTCATAGATCAAAAGTCAAACAGACAAACCGGAGTGCCGATTGATGCGGTGAAAAGTAGCGAACTAATACCAAAGccgaaccacacacacacacgcaccgcaTTGTCATTAATGAGCAGTAATCCTTCGATTTTTGTACATCGTCGTGTTCAGTTGAAAGACTCAGGTTATGCTAGGCTTTGTGTTGCGCTATGTATATTGGATGGATTAAATATTCTAACTAACGATTACCTCATTTTACCCTTCTATCTATTGTCCAAATCATTCGCCCAGCGTGGGCCGCGTTATTATCTAAAATTCCCTTTGCCGCTTTCCAACCTTCTTGCCTGTTTTGGAGTAAATATTATATATCCCCCCTCACCCCTTCCCTCCCTCGGACACCGCTAACCAGCACCTAATTGGTAAGTACCGTGCGCTTGGAAAGCCGATCCATTAACGCACCAATCGATGTCGATCGGGAATAATTAGTGAAGTAATTATCCTGCCACTGACCCGTGAAACCTGAAGCGTTTCATTTCGCGGGCCCGCACTAAACTACCCAGTACGCCCGAAAGCCCATTTACTCGGCGAGGTGAAGCAAAATCGCTCCCCACCCCTAGACGGCGTTGAACGTGAAAGGGTGAGCCCTTTTAGAATGGCGATAGGCCGGCGCTAAACGGACAGCGAATGATCGAATAATGTGTGTATTACAAAATGGTCCACCGTAATGGTGGTTCTGAGAAATGTTATACTGTTTTGCTGGTGATGAAACTACGCGGCCCTTGCGTATTTGAAATCAATAGCAGCGGCTCTACTTACGGTGTACACTACGTCGCCCACCAGCGTGTAGAACGCGTTGGACAGGCGCTCGAAGAAGCTCATGTCGTCCGTCACCGGGCGATAGAAGGCGGGCGTCGTCGAGTACGGTACGGGATTGCCCGCCAAAGCCAGCGTGCCGGTGTAGAAGCCGACCGTGTTGATGTACATGAACGGTACGCCGAGCCGGTACACCAGCCCGAGGGCACATTCCGGGAACGCGCCGTCCAAGATCATGAGGTCAAACTTACGCCCCAGCAGGTCCATCGTTTCCTTGTCCTCTAGCGTTGCGTCGCAGATCTGTAAGTggggaaggagaagaaaagcGAAATAAAGGATGATATAAAGACTGCAACACTCTAACAATCGTCACTAGGCAATTGATTTCCCCGTCCTTATATAAGGTGCAATCGATACCAACTTCACCGTTCTGACGTCaaaatatgatattttttcaCACCCAGCATGTGAAGAAATCAAAAGTGGCACCCTTCTGAATGCTGTATGCTAACACCCTTAAACCCACGGCTAAATCTAAATCCAAACATGGCTTAGCAGACGGGGTAAAAGGACCAACAAAAAGCAGTACACCTAACGAAGCACGCTGCCACACGCGCTCTACACTAACGAGCCTTTATGAAACAATGTTTTGTAGAGTGAAAATCGCCGTGTTCAAGATCCACTTTGTACGAATTGAACTCACGTGGCCAGAACACTACAGCGCACAGTGGAGCAGGATGAAATCgagacacaacaaaacaacaacaacaaaaaggtgGCAAAAAAACGAATCTCGTAACATAGTAACTCTGGTCAGACGTAGTGGGCCATCCTACCAACGATGGCCTTAACCCTTCGTACGAGCGGACGGAGTTGTTTGCAAATCCCTCGGATCTAACTTTTCGCCGGCTTCAGGTTTcgaacgcttttttttttttttggtggagtTATCCTTCGGTATTCACTTAACGATGGATGCTTGTGACGATGATGAACGGGTGCGTTATAGGGACCGGTTGGCCGACGGTCTATGATGGTGCTCAGGGTTATgggcgtgcgtgtgtgataATCATTTTCTCAACCTCTTGTCCAATAACAGCCATCGTCACCATTATCCTTATGAGACGGTTAGTTAGAGTTGAATAGATTATTAAAGCTAAGGTAGCACCGCAATTCAGGCGGTGGGAGCTCTTTGGCTGTGTCAAAAATCTCAAtgcattgtttatttatttaatctcaATTATCTCAATgcattattatctttttttatgacGCTCGCTGTGTCAAGTTTGTGCTAGCTTAACACGATTAGTTACAAGTCTAGATATCATTATCATTGCATAATCCTATCtacaaaattgttttaaataaaacgaataataatttaaaataagaatTTAGATCAGTCATTAATATTGTTGATATAATGCCCAATATTTGGCCAAATGATACTTTGCATAGAAATATTACGATACTGTAATACTGTAATTACATTCAATAGTTTGACCAAAGCTTGGATAAAGCAACGCAGAGTATTACGGTAGGAGAAGGTAGAACCTTGCCCAGGTCTTGAAGTTGGGAGTTACAGTCTTGGACTGAATATACTGAGGATCTATTCATATTCTGACCTATAGAAGAAGTATTCTCCTTCAAAGGTGCGTGTTGTCATAACGTGTCGTCATACGATGGTGACGATGGtgataatgaaaataatgatCCTCGTAACAAAGATGGCAAATATTACAGTGAAATTCTTTGGGTTAATCAAAGGAATAGCATTCTTGTCTTACGTCTCACTTGCTTTGCCCGCATCGACTTATTTCAGAAGAATGTAGCTGGAATTCTTCGAATCGTTCCGAAGTCAATGAAAACTCTCGAACTCTCAACCATACCTCCCATACGACACCATACCATACTGCAAACATACACAAGGGCGTTGAGAAATCGCTTCATCAAACTACATCTCAACACACACCCCACAGTGCAGCTTGTGCAATAGTTTCCCAGAATACATTATGCTGGGATTCAATAAATAGAAGGGCGACCCCAGCGCACTCGAGAGGTGATGCGCGACCGTTCTCGTTATCGCAGCAGCGCGTTGTGTGGTAAAGCTGTGAAGTTGCACCCGTGAATCGGCATCCCAGCGAGATGAAGCTCACACTACATTGCTGTGTTCCATTGCTCGCAGCGTTACTAGTTTCCAGCACGGCTGCTCAACACGCACAAGATGCACTCAAACAAAGCTATGATGGTACCGAAAGTTCAGCCGTGCGTGAACAACCCGAGCAGCGTTGCATTCCTACAAGTGAGTATCATTGCGTATAGTGCCTCCCGTTACAATTGCTACTTAGCAAACACATTGACACACGCTTCATTTCGTCACCTTCTTTTTGCATTCCAGAGGAATGTCCTCCCGACGAGGTGTTCAAATGCTGTGGACCCTGCTATCAGCTGAACTGCTACGGTACCGTGCTGGACTGTGGCGGACGATGCTACGCCGAGTGTTACTGTGCCAGCGGCTTTGTCCGAGAGTATCCCGGCGGTCGCTGCATTCCCAAGCTGTTCTGCCAGCGGCCACTGCTGCCAATTCTTTCCGACTATGAGGACTTGCTGGAGGAATAAATCACACTTTCGCTAATAAATATAATGTGTCATCCAATATGGAGTCCCGGCGTTCCCGGCGTGCTTGAAACACATTTTCTTTGCGTGTTCAATAGCTGACCCACATTCATCATCAGGGCAGCGAGACGTGTTCGTACGTGCAGACAGGTCCGGGTCTGGGCGTCTTCGCTTTTGGTTTGAACAGCTGAGCGCACCCGAGACAGGGTCACAGCCACTCAAAAAAAAGGGACTATAAAGACGCACGTACCATTCCCCAGAAGATTGGTAATTTGTTTCAGTTGTCAAAAACATTGGGTAGTGTGCAAAAACTTGCCATGAAATTCTTTGTACTGCTGGGAGCGGTGCTGCTCCTGGCTGCTGGCGCAGCATTGGCAGACAACTCGAACGAAACGTCCAGCGTAGAGTCGGAGGAAGTTATTTGTCCTGCAGGTAGGCC
This is a stretch of genomic DNA from Anopheles merus strain MAF chromosome 2R, AmerM5.1, whole genome shotgun sequence. It encodes these proteins:
- the LOC121589181 gene encoding uncharacterized protein LOC121589181, coding for MKLTLHCCVPLLAALLVSSTAAQHAQDALKQSYDGTESSAVREQPEQRCIPTKECPPDEVFKCCGPCYQLNCYGTVLDCGGRCYAECYCASGFVREYPGGRCIPKLFCQRPLLPILSDYEDLLEE
- the LOC121589180 gene encoding UDP-glucosyltransferase 2 — translated: MTLRILLLAGLLAASCCSGADILMITMGGTKSHKIPFLELAKGLIPRGHNITFLNGFPADFTLHGLQEVTPSGLVEYIRNYTNWDLLGARMRGDMPLSLWDVFRFSWQICDATLEDKETMDLLGRKFDLMILDGAFPECALGLVYRLGVPFMYINTVGFYTGTLALAGNPVPYSTTPAFYRPVTDDMSFFERLSNAFYTLVGDVVYTPSMLYLQHMVRRHLGSDVPNIWNLSRNVSFILQNGQASVTYPRPLLPNVAEIACIHCKPAAPLPKDLEDFIAGAGESGFIYVSMGSSVKAANMPDHLRQLLVQAFARLPYRVLWKYEASPALLTDLPANVKIGRWLPQQDILGHRKLRAFVTHGGLLSMFETVYHGVPVVTMPVFCDHDANAAKAVADGYALKLDLETITSERLVRAIHKVIHDPTYRREAKRRQVLLKDQRSTPLETAIYWTEYVIRHNGAYHLQSPARNLNFLQYYCLDQVLFLIGVVYLLRALTRLYLNPRIVQLGKEKLH